Proteins from a genomic interval of Chroococcidiopsis thermalis PCC 7203:
- a CDS encoding YggT family protein: MRDDDRQRHEEIRLREAERRVTLASRNATVSKLVQIIYFLAGALGMLLLLRMILRLFGANPDNTFAQFIYNLSEPFYAPVANLFGTPKFGNSQVFEINAIVAIAAYAILGWLVGRLVWLIGSRTE, translated from the coding sequence ATGAGGGATGACGACCGACAGCGGCATGAAGAAATTCGGCTACGTGAAGCAGAACGGCGAGTGACGCTGGCTAGCCGTAATGCTACTGTCAGCAAGCTGGTACAAATTATTTACTTCCTCGCCGGAGCGCTGGGGATGCTGCTGTTGTTACGAATGATTTTGCGGCTGTTTGGGGCGAATCCAGATAATACATTTGCTCAATTTATCTATAATCTCTCCGAGCCTTTTTACGCTCCAGTTGCTAACCTATTCGGTACGCCAAAGTTTGGTAATTCCCAGGTGTTTGAAATTAACGCGATCGTGGCAATTGCAGCTTACGCGATTCTTGGTTGGTTGGTAGGAAGATTAGTTTGGTTAATTGGCAGTAGGACAGAATAA
- a CDS encoding DUF4278 domain-containing protein yields MQLSYRGLAYPKSNQSAQVVTKQVAGKYRGVSFGSRPTTQAIAPQPTQQLKYRGLAY; encoded by the coding sequence ATGCAGCTTTCTTATCGTGGTTTAGCTTACCCCAAATCTAATCAATCAGCTCAAGTAGTGACTAAGCAAGTAGCAGGAAAATATCGAGGTGTCAGCTTCGGTTCTCGTCCAACCACACAAGCGATCGCCCCACAACCTACTCAACAATTAAAATATCGTGGATTAGCTTATTAA
- a CDS encoding CBS domain-containing protein, translating into MPKTVADVMTRDPIVVRPETSLHDAIKLLAEKRISGLPVVDDAGKLIGTISETDLMWQETGVTPPAYIMFLDSVIFLKNPAQYERDLHKALGQTVGEVMSQDLITVAPDKPLRDAAQLMHDRKIPRLPVVDPSGKVIGILTRGDIVRDLAASDQ; encoded by the coding sequence ATGCCTAAGACTGTTGCCGATGTCATGACCCGCGACCCAATTGTGGTGCGTCCAGAAACCTCACTGCATGATGCAATCAAGCTTTTGGCAGAAAAGCGTATTAGTGGTTTACCCGTGGTAGACGATGCAGGCAAGTTAATCGGTACGATTTCAGAGACAGATCTGATGTGGCAAGAAACAGGAGTTACTCCCCCGGCTTACATCATGTTTCTTGATAGCGTGATTTTCCTGAAAAATCCGGCTCAATACGAACGAGACTTGCATAAAGCGTTGGGGCAGACGGTGGGAGAGGTAATGAGTCAAGATTTGATTACCGTTGCTCCTGATAAACCATTGCGAGATGCAGCACAACTGATGCACGATCGCAAGATCCCGCGTTTGCCAGTCGTCGATCCTAGCGGTAAGGTGATCGGAATTTTGACTCGTGGCGATATCGTACGCGACTTAGCAGCCAGCGACCAGTGA
- the bchI gene encoding magnesium chelatase ATPase subunit I, with translation MTTATAARRVVFPFTAIVGQDEMKLALLLNIIDPKIGGVMIMGDRGTGKSTTIRALADLLPEIEVVADDPFNSHPSDPDLMGDAARQLLEQGAEIPIAKKKITMVDLPLGATEDRVCGTIDIEKALSEGVKAFEPGLLAKANRGILYVDEVNLLDDHLVDVLLDSAASGWNTVEREGISIRHPARFVLVGSGNPEEGELRPQLLDRFGMHAEIHTVKEPALRVQIVEQRSDFDQNPLQFSDKYQPQQQALQQQLIKAQELLPSVQMDYDLRVKISEVCSELDVDGLRGDIVTNRAAKAIAAFEGRTEVTVDDIRRVITLCLRHRLRKDPLEAIDSGYKVDKAFSRVFGIEPATDEMSEKTAQANGIGQAGGRYR, from the coding sequence GTGACAACTGCTACCGCTGCTCGTCGTGTCGTGTTTCCTTTCACCGCTATTGTGGGTCAGGACGAAATGAAACTCGCCCTTTTACTCAACATTATTGACCCGAAAATTGGCGGGGTAATGATCATGGGCGATCGCGGTACTGGCAAATCCACCACGATCCGCGCTTTAGCTGACTTATTACCAGAGATTGAAGTTGTAGCGGACGATCCGTTCAACAGCCATCCTAGCGATCCCGATCTGATGGGCGATGCAGCACGGCAACTGTTAGAACAAGGTGCAGAAATTCCCATCGCCAAGAAAAAAATTACTATGGTCGATCTGCCCCTGGGAGCTACAGAAGACCGAGTTTGCGGCACGATTGATATTGAGAAAGCTTTATCTGAAGGTGTCAAAGCTTTTGAACCAGGACTGTTGGCAAAGGCAAATCGCGGTATCCTCTACGTCGATGAAGTTAACCTACTTGACGATCACCTTGTAGACGTATTGCTAGACTCCGCCGCCAGTGGTTGGAATACTGTAGAACGGGAAGGCATTTCGATCCGTCACCCCGCCCGTTTCGTTCTCGTTGGTTCTGGCAACCCAGAAGAAGGTGAATTGCGCCCTCAACTACTCGATCGCTTCGGAATGCACGCAGAAATTCATACTGTAAAAGAACCAGCCTTGCGGGTACAAATTGTGGAACAAAGGTCGGATTTCGACCAAAACCCACTGCAATTTTCTGACAAATATCAGCCACAGCAACAAGCTTTACAACAACAGCTGATTAAGGCTCAAGAGTTGTTACCTTCAGTACAAATGGATTACGATCTGCGGGTAAAAATTTCTGAAGTTTGCTCCGAACTTGATGTTGATGGCTTGCGGGGTGACATTGTAACCAACCGCGCAGCTAAAGCGATCGCGGCGTTTGAAGGTCGTACTGAAGTCACAGTAGATGATATTCGTCGTGTCATTACTCTATGCCTGCGTCACAGACTGCGGAAAGACCCCTTAGAGGCGATCGATTCTGGTTACAAAGTAGACAAGGCATTTAGCCGCGTGTTTGGCATTGAACCAGCGACGGATGAAATGTCAGAAAAAACAGCGCAAGCTAATGGTATTGGACAAGCAGGCGGACGCTATCGCTAG
- the nblB gene encoding phycobilisome degradation protein NblB — translation MAVSPESVKQLLDSQDLGDRLRAMNQVRELEDKGVALELALKAIDDPNARVRYSAVSQLDTLGGQDLDTSLNVLRDRLLNDPEPDVQAAAADCLGALKLTDAFADLAQVYHSTPEWLVRFSIIATLGELGDPRSFDLLKEALESGSELDKTAAISSLGDLGNPQAIELLVPFATNPDWQIRYRVVQALAKLGGEQARTLIEQLAKDEVEAVSQEAKNSL, via the coding sequence ATGGCTGTTAGTCCAGAATCGGTAAAGCAATTACTCGATTCGCAGGATTTGGGCGATCGCTTGCGGGCGATGAATCAAGTTCGCGAATTGGAAGATAAAGGAGTTGCGCTGGAGTTGGCGCTCAAGGCAATTGATGACCCCAACGCCAGAGTTCGCTACTCGGCAGTAAGTCAGTTGGACACTTTGGGAGGACAAGATTTAGATACTAGTTTAAATGTATTGCGCGATCGCCTACTTAACGACCCCGAACCAGACGTACAAGCTGCTGCGGCTGACTGTCTGGGAGCGCTGAAGTTAACTGATGCGTTTGCAGATTTAGCGCAAGTCTATCACAGTACGCCCGAGTGGTTAGTGCGGTTTAGTATTATTGCAACTCTAGGCGAATTGGGCGATCCGCGCTCTTTTGACTTATTAAAAGAAGCATTGGAATCGGGTAGCGAGTTAGATAAAACTGCGGCAATTAGCTCTCTGGGAGATTTAGGCAATCCGCAAGCAATAGAATTACTAGTTCCTTTTGCTACCAACCCCGATTGGCAAATTCGCTATCGCGTCGTGCAAGCTTTAGCTAAATTGGGCGGCGAACAAGCTCGGACTCTGATCGAGCAGTTAGCAAAAGATGAAGTTGAAGCTGTATCTCAAGAAGCAAAAAATAGTTTGTAG
- a CDS encoding M23 family metallopeptidase: MPTNSKHIFLIGFISISSLLGGNLVLAQSEAAIDNSFDASPSPSLQVNSKSVKPERWQKLRQQLDTSPVRRSANLPDRPAPDPSGAYIDPTGYSLGATTGYEAPSSIVLKSRISGCRAVARPGLSSLCRPSLRQQRMRQLARSRNFGRSVAPLDRHSVANGIRPIQLGPIDITAEGFRVATNLKTQRSVLSYQYRDPEAKGQGNFMFPLTVPSPVTSVFGWRVHPLFGDFSFHSGTDIGAPLGTPVLAAYPGTVEVADYVGGYGLTVVLNHNKNTLQTLYGHLSEIFVSPGETIPQGTVIGRVGSTGNSTGPHLHFETRQLTANGWIVANPEAYLKTGLARLDKAIRLANSQPDRHETAMPATVREAIVASASSTQFNFEIKQVDLDSLVARDPGAELESAVVQLVNALRGDRNAVSKSEELGVRG, encoded by the coding sequence ATGCCTACTAACTCCAAACATATATTTCTGATCGGTTTTATTAGTATTTCTAGCTTGCTTGGTGGCAACTTAGTCTTAGCTCAGTCAGAAGCCGCGATCGACAATTCATTCGATGCCTCTCCCAGCCCCAGCCTACAAGTCAATTCAAAATCGGTAAAACCGGAGAGATGGCAAAAACTGAGACAACAGCTAGACACTTCACCTGTCAGGCGATCGGCTAACTTGCCCGATCGTCCTGCTCCAGATCCTAGTGGTGCGTACATCGACCCCACAGGATACAGCCTCGGTGCTACCACTGGCTACGAAGCACCAAGCTCAATAGTATTAAAATCCAGAATCTCCGGTTGTCGGGCTGTTGCTAGACCTGGTTTGAGTAGCCTTTGTCGTCCCAGCCTCCGCCAACAGCGGATGAGACAACTAGCTCGTTCTAGAAACTTTGGTAGAAGCGTCGCCCCGCTCGATCGCCACTCGGTTGCCAACGGCATCAGACCAATTCAGCTGGGACCGATCGATATCACTGCTGAAGGCTTTCGCGTGGCGACCAACTTGAAAACCCAGCGTAGCGTTCTCAGCTATCAATACCGCGATCCCGAAGCCAAAGGACAGGGCAATTTCATGTTTCCACTAACAGTTCCCTCTCCCGTCACCTCAGTTTTTGGCTGGCGCGTCCATCCTCTGTTTGGTGATTTCAGCTTTCACTCTGGTACAGATATAGGTGCGCCCCTGGGAACGCCAGTGTTAGCGGCTTATCCAGGTACGGTAGAAGTTGCCGATTATGTCGGTGGCTACGGTTTAACTGTCGTTCTCAACCACAACAAAAATACGCTCCAAACTCTTTACGGTCATTTATCTGAAATTTTTGTCTCCCCAGGAGAAACAATTCCGCAGGGAACTGTCATCGGGCGGGTTGGCAGTACGGGTAATTCCACAGGTCCTCACCTCCACTTCGAGACCCGACAGTTAACTGCCAACGGTTGGATTGTTGCCAACCCTGAAGCATACTTGAAGACTGGGCTAGCACGATTAGATAAAGCTATCCGCTTAGCCAACTCCCAACCAGATCGTCACGAAACGGCGATGCCCGCCACTGTTCGCGAAGCGATCGTCGCCAGCGCCAGCAGTACTCAATTCAACTTTGAAATTAAGCAAGTCGATTTGGATAGCTTAGTTGCCCGCGATCCTGGTGCAGAATTAGAATCTGCCGTAGTCCAGCTAGTTAATGCACTTCGTGGCGATCGCAACGCTGTAAGTAAGAGCGAGGAGTTAGGAGTGAGGGGTTAG
- a CDS encoding biotin--[acetyl-CoA-carboxylase] ligase codes for MTQFALASVTLDRQKLLAILAPMVAEADFAVEVYESLPSTNQKAWNAIAQGAKPGTVIIAERQTAGRGQWGRQWASPAGGLYLSVVLEPNLPVNCGYQLTLATAWGIATALGDRGVPVKLKWHNDLILLGRKLGGILTETKVRHEKIIHAVVGVGINWANPVPATGIGLQSFLSQQPLAAIDCLETLAAVTLQGTISGYKFCSPGGIDTLLPSYHKLFINMGQRLTVEGQNGVVVGISDRGELRVRLDSQSYNFSPNSEICLPPGAVSLGYDG; via the coding sequence TTGACACAGTTTGCACTTGCCAGCGTGACACTAGACCGACAAAAGCTATTAGCAATTCTTGCTCCAATGGTAGCAGAAGCGGATTTTGCTGTAGAAGTTTACGAGAGTCTACCCTCGACCAACCAGAAAGCCTGGAATGCGATCGCGCAGGGGGCAAAACCAGGAACGGTCATCATTGCCGAACGACAAACAGCTGGACGGGGACAATGGGGACGACAGTGGGCTTCGCCAGCAGGAGGTTTATATTTATCTGTAGTCCTAGAGCCAAACTTACCAGTCAACTGCGGCTATCAGTTGACTTTAGCAACTGCTTGGGGCATTGCAACGGCTTTGGGCGATCGCGGTGTTCCGGTAAAATTGAAATGGCACAACGACCTAATTTTGCTAGGACGTAAACTGGGTGGAATTCTGACAGAAACAAAAGTGCGACATGAAAAAATTATTCATGCTGTAGTCGGAGTCGGGATTAACTGGGCTAACCCTGTCCCAGCTACAGGGATCGGTTTGCAATCTTTCTTATCTCAACAACCTTTGGCTGCAATTGACTGCTTAGAAACATTAGCGGCTGTGACACTACAAGGCACAATTTCAGGTTACAAGTTTTGCTCCCCAGGGGGAATCGATACTCTTCTGCCGTCTTACCACAAACTATTTATAAATATGGGACAGCGCCTCACCGTAGAAGGACAAAACGGCGTTGTAGTTGGTATTAGCGATCGCGGCGAACTACGAGTCAGGCTTGACTCTCAATCATACAATTTCAGCCCCAATTCAGAAATTTGTCTCCCCCCTGGTGCTGTGAGTCTGGGTTATGATGGCTAA
- a CDS encoding glycoside hydrolase 100 family protein, producing MYTEKELLSEAWTRLEASVLKFENEPIGTVAAAIDKSTQQFNYGHCFIRDFVPSALAFLTRGQGEIVANFLRQTLKLQINDKNIDEVRAHMDGVRPGMGLMPASFEIVEEEGKQAVRADFGERAIGRVTPVDSCLWWLILLRIYQRATGDQELVQEAGFQRGIRLILNLYMLKQFDMYPTLLVPEGAFMIDRRMGVYERPLEIQALFYAALLAADELLLPKNKQDIHTEIEQRLARLKTHIREHYWLDLEKVNEIHRYENEQFGEEICNKFNIYPESLEAWAIDWVPKEGGYLAGNLGPGRMDFRFFAIGNLMSVICSLADEAQSQKIMNLIGKRWIDLVGNMPMKLCFPAIEDKEWELITGCDPKNVSWSYHNGGSWPVLLWFLVAAALKVGRKSIAERGIRIAEKRWCEYKDKDRWPEYYDGRKGNLVGKKAMRYQTWTIAAYIVAKDLMENPQHLEWITFQ from the coding sequence ATGTATACAGAAAAGGAGCTACTGAGTGAGGCGTGGACGAGATTAGAAGCATCGGTTTTAAAGTTTGAGAATGAACCAATTGGTACAGTAGCTGCTGCAATTGATAAAAGCACTCAACAATTCAATTACGGGCATTGCTTTATTCGCGATTTTGTGCCTTCAGCCCTAGCATTTTTAACTAGAGGTCAGGGTGAAATTGTCGCCAATTTTTTACGACAAACCCTGAAGTTACAGATTAACGACAAAAATATCGATGAAGTTAGGGCGCATATGGATGGCGTAAGACCAGGTATGGGTCTAATGCCAGCAAGTTTTGAGATAGTCGAAGAAGAAGGAAAACAAGCTGTCAGAGCCGATTTCGGCGAACGGGCAATCGGTAGGGTTACACCTGTAGATTCTTGTTTGTGGTGGCTGATTTTACTACGGATTTATCAAAGAGCTACAGGCGACCAAGAGTTAGTTCAAGAAGCAGGATTTCAGCGGGGAATTAGGTTAATTCTCAATCTCTACATGCTGAAGCAATTCGATATGTACCCGACGCTGTTAGTTCCCGAAGGGGCATTTATGATTGACCGTCGCATGGGAGTGTACGAGCGTCCGCTAGAAATTCAAGCTCTATTTTACGCGGCTTTGCTAGCAGCAGATGAATTGCTGTTACCCAAAAATAAACAGGACATTCATACAGAAATCGAGCAGCGATTGGCAAGATTGAAAACGCACATTCGCGAACATTATTGGCTCGATTTAGAAAAAGTGAATGAAATTCATCGCTACGAAAACGAGCAATTTGGAGAAGAAATTTGCAACAAATTCAATATATATCCAGAGTCTTTGGAAGCCTGGGCGATTGATTGGGTTCCCAAAGAAGGAGGCTATCTCGCTGGGAATCTGGGACCAGGGCGGATGGATTTTCGCTTCTTTGCAATTGGGAATTTGATGTCAGTTATTTGCTCGTTAGCAGATGAAGCGCAATCTCAAAAGATCATGAATCTGATCGGTAAACGATGGATCGATCTAGTTGGAAATATGCCAATGAAGCTTTGTTTTCCTGCTATAGAAGACAAGGAATGGGAATTAATTACAGGTTGCGACCCAAAAAATGTGAGTTGGTCTTATCATAATGGCGGAAGTTGGCCCGTTCTGTTATGGTTTTTAGTCGCGGCAGCTTTAAAAGTGGGGAGAAAAAGTATTGCCGAACGGGGAATTAGAATTGCCGAAAAACGTTGGTGCGAGTATAAAGATAAAGATCGTTGGCCCGAATACTACGATGGCAGAAAAGGCAATTTAGTCGGCAAAAAGGCAATGCGCTATCAAACCTGGACGATCGCCGCTTATATCGTCGCCAAAGACTTAATGGAGAACCCGCAGCATTTAGAATGGATTACATTTCAGTGA
- the pgeF gene encoding peptidoglycan editing factor PgeF: MHTWDWRGCEGFLYLSCSLLEAFPHGFFTRHFHPHAPHDLTSALHPEAEAYRVKQVHGNVVVTPSEVRSEERGARSEGKKRAKGVEGAKEEFSIQNPKSKIQNSASLLAPHSSLLVEADGLLTEQPLQAVWVASADCTPVLIADRHTGQVAAVHAGWRGTAMKIVPQAIARLQAQGSKIQDLRVALGPAIAGSVYQVSRQVAAEVGASITATDATTEILDCLAEIPNSPLFPDSHPERVRLDIRRVITLQLEQLGISPEQVAIAPHCTYQEPERFFSYRRDKQKKVQWSGIISQ; this comes from the coding sequence ATGCATACTTGGGATTGGCGCGGTTGCGAAGGTTTTCTCTATCTATCCTGTAGCTTGTTAGAAGCATTTCCCCACGGTTTTTTTACGCGACATTTTCATCCTCATGCTCCCCATGACTTGACCTCAGCTTTACACCCAGAAGCCGAGGCTTATCGCGTCAAGCAGGTACATGGGAATGTTGTCGTCACTCCATCTGAAGTGAGGAGCGAGGAGCGAGGAGCGAGGAGCGAGGGGAAGAAGAGAGCTAAGGGGGTTGAGGGAGCCAAGGAAGAATTTTCAATCCAAAATCCAAAATCCAAAATCCAAAATTCTGCCTCACTCCTCGCTCCTCACTCCTCGCTCCTAGTTGAGGCAGATGGATTGCTCACAGAACAGCCGCTACAGGCAGTTTGGGTAGCGAGTGCCGATTGTACGCCTGTATTAATTGCCGATCGCCATACCGGACAAGTTGCAGCCGTTCATGCAGGCTGGCGGGGAACGGCGATGAAAATTGTGCCGCAAGCGATTGCGCGTTTGCAAGCACAAGGTAGCAAAATTCAAGATTTGCGCGTCGCTTTGGGTCCTGCGATCGCGGGGAGTGTCTATCAGGTTTCCCGACAGGTAGCAGCTGAAGTTGGAGCTAGCATTACTGCAACTGATGCCACAACCGAAATTCTCGACTGTTTAGCTGAAATACCCAACTCTCCTCTATTTCCCGATTCTCACCCAGAAAGAGTCCGGTTGGATATCCGGCGGGTTATTACCTTGCAATTAGAGCAATTGGGTATTAGTCCCGAACAAGTGGCGATCGCTCCTCACTGTACCTACCAAGAACCAGAACGTTTCTTTTCCTATCGTCGCGACAAACAGAAAAAAGTTCAATGGTCGGGAATTATTAGTCAATAA
- a CDS encoding riboflavin synthase has translation MFTGLVQALGQIRALDNYYYQITCSSDQKNLILPDLALGDSVAVDGVCLTVMEILPQGFIAAASPETLRRTTLGQREADAGYVNLETSLRVGGKVGGHFVMGHVDGTGCLETVEDTATSWEMSFTATEAIARYIVPKGSIAINGVSLTIADLDPTRNWFKVAVIPHTYDCTNLRDLRPGSLVNLEADILGKYVEKLLNYNSPHQAREELSPAFLVEHGYL, from the coding sequence GTGTTTACGGGATTAGTACAAGCTTTGGGTCAAATTCGAGCGCTAGACAACTATTATTATCAAATTACTTGCTCTAGCGACCAGAAAAATTTAATTTTGCCAGATCTCGCGCTCGGGGATAGCGTTGCGGTGGATGGAGTTTGCCTCACGGTCATGGAGATTCTACCCCAAGGATTTATCGCCGCAGCCTCGCCGGAAACCCTCCGCCGTACTACCCTGGGACAGCGCGAAGCTGATGCAGGATATGTCAATCTAGAAACCTCTTTGCGTGTCGGTGGTAAAGTGGGAGGTCATTTTGTCATGGGACACGTAGATGGAACGGGGTGCTTGGAAACGGTAGAAGACACAGCTACCTCATGGGAAATGAGCTTTACTGCAACAGAAGCGATCGCCCGCTACATCGTTCCCAAAGGCAGTATTGCCATCAACGGTGTTAGCCTTACCATTGCCGATCTCGACCCTACCAGAAATTGGTTTAAAGTCGCCGTCATTCCCCATACCTACGATTGCACTAATTTACGCGATCTCCGCCCTGGTAGTCTAGTTAATTTAGAAGCTGATATTTTAGGCAAATATGTCGAAAAACTGCTGAATTACAACTCTCCTCATCAAGCCAGAGAAGAGTTATCGCCAGCATTTTTAGTAGAACACGGGTATCTATGA
- a CDS encoding ferredoxin thioredoxin reductase catalytic beta subunit gives MNTTENNALSTEKSLEAMWQFSQTYAKRTGTYFCADPSVTAVVVEGLAKHKDDLGAPLCPCRHYEDKEAEVHATFWNCPCVPMRERKECHCMLFLTPDNDFAGEQQDIDLEYIKTVRESMG, from the coding sequence ATGAACACAACAGAAAACAACGCTCTATCGACTGAGAAAAGCCTAGAGGCAATGTGGCAGTTCTCCCAGACTTACGCCAAGCGCACGGGAACATATTTTTGCGCCGATCCTTCCGTGACAGCTGTAGTAGTAGAAGGGCTTGCCAAACACAAAGACGATCTTGGTGCGCCTTTATGTCCCTGTCGCCATTATGAAGACAAGGAAGCAGAAGTTCACGCAACTTTCTGGAATTGCCCTTGTGTACCAATGCGCGAACGTAAAGAGTGTCACTGTATGCTGTTCTTAACTCCAGACAACGACTTTGCTGGAGAACAACAGGACATCGATTTAGAATACATCAAAACCGTGCGAGAAAGCATGGGATAG
- a CDS encoding bifunctional nuclease family protein — MIEMKVAGIALDAVNRSPIVLLKDGKERRALPIYINQDQAKAIIGALENQKPPRPLTHDLIVNILEVWGMTLEKVVIHSIQDGTFYAVLCARQGEVKKEIDARPSDAIAIALRLNSPIWVMEEVVADASIPVDREADEAELKAFREFLSNIRPEDLIQGGGEFRTG; from the coding sequence ATGATCGAAATGAAAGTCGCTGGCATTGCTTTAGATGCGGTCAACCGCAGTCCAATCGTGCTGTTGAAAGACGGTAAAGAGCGTAGAGCATTACCCATCTACATCAATCAAGATCAGGCAAAGGCGATTATTGGCGCTTTGGAAAATCAAAAACCGCCCAGACCTCTAACTCACGACCTCATAGTAAATATTCTAGAGGTCTGGGGTATGACCTTGGAAAAAGTCGTCATTCATTCAATTCAGGATGGGACGTTTTACGCAGTTTTGTGCGCCCGCCAGGGTGAGGTCAAAAAAGAAATTGATGCTCGTCCCAGCGATGCGATCGCGATCGCCCTACGCCTGAATAGCCCGATCTGGGTGATGGAGGAAGTGGTAGCTGATGCTTCAATTCCCGTCGATCGCGAAGCAGATGAAGCTGAGCTGAAAGCTTTTCGAGAGTTTCTCTCCAACATTAGACCAGAAGATTTGATTCAAGGAGGTGGCGAGTTTCGTACAGGCTGA
- a CDS encoding DUF309 domain-containing protein yields MNQEEPEEFWQGVEQFNQGQFYACHDTLEALWMEATEPEKTFYQGVLQVAVGLYHLGNKNWHGAVILLGEGIKRLDRYPSAYSGIDVDELIISSADLLKTLQQAGAEKVGTWQLGKDAIATETSTLPLPKIVPAESEIV; encoded by the coding sequence TTGAATCAAGAGGAACCAGAGGAGTTTTGGCAGGGTGTAGAACAGTTCAATCAAGGGCAGTTCTATGCCTGTCACGATACCTTAGAAGCCTTATGGATGGAAGCAACTGAACCGGAAAAAACTTTCTATCAGGGAGTTTTGCAAGTTGCTGTGGGGCTTTATCATCTAGGTAATAAGAATTGGCATGGGGCAGTCATTTTATTAGGAGAAGGCATTAAGCGGCTAGACAGGTATCCTAGTGCTTATAGCGGGATTGATGTTGATGAATTGATAATTTCTAGCGCCGATTTATTAAAAACACTACAACAAGCGGGTGCAGAAAAGGTGGGTACTTGGCAATTGGGTAAAGATGCGATCGCAACAGAAACTTCTACCTTGCCCCTGCCGAAAATCGTACCAGCTGAGTCAGAGATTGTGTAG